A window of Rhipicephalus microplus isolate Deutch F79 chromosome X, USDA_Rmic, whole genome shotgun sequence genomic DNA:
ATGATGCGAGCACTGCACTCCACGAAAGACTGAATTCAATAAACGAGAGTATGTCTGTCGACAAAGATGAAATGACAGACATAATAGATGGCACCTTATACAGGGCACTTAGGCGCGAATTGACATCAAAAAATGATATCACTCTCACTGTTAACAGTGATGGAAGCGCCGTGTTCAAGTCATCGAAGTTTTCTGTGTGGCCCGTTCAAGTGATGGTGAATGAACTCCCAGTGTACATGAGGCAGAAAAATGTGCTTGTGTCTGCTCTGTGGTATGGCCAGAAACATCCCGACATGACTCTCCTACTGAACGCATTTGTTGAACAAATGGACGGTTTGTCGACCAGTGGGATCACATGGAAGGCAGGCAACGAAACTGTGCATTCcaaggtaatttttttttaattattaaagCTGCTTGAACAACACGACTTCAAGACATTCTAGTTGTAAATGCTGCACTGAGCTACAATGCATAGACGAGGCTACATTGTTGTGCCAGCTAATTTCTTCCAGTCATGATGAAAtccaggccacttgggcataaTGACACCATGGAGGATGGCACACTAGTTCATCTTTGTGTGTATTCTTTTCTAGTGCGACTTTATCTCTAAATACTGTCAATTATCTAAGTGTCAAAGTGGTATTTACTGCATTGtgtttactgtaactgttacaacTTACGGAGATCATGTCCCTTTATGCAAAAGCATGAAAAGTGCTTCTTCTGAATGGATTGTTATCAATTGAAAACTGTTAATAACATCACCCGATCTTTTCCTTGTCCTCAATGTCTACTGCAATAATTGACTTGTGTCtggcaaagaaaacaagccctctATCCATTTCCTTTTTGTTGTACTTCATTGCAGAGGGTAGTTAGGGCTAACAGCTTCCTTTTTTGTCCTTGCTCATGCAGGTGTACTGCTTCAGCTGCAGCGCTGATGCACCAGCACGGGCAGCCATGCAGCACCTAACCCAGTTTAATGGGTATTATGGCTGTGGATGGTGCTTGCATCCAGGGGCAGCTGTGAATGGTTAGTAAAGATGTCGCATTACTGCATAACATGGAGTCAGATTTCTGACTAGATATGTTGATCagagtttctctcttttttagcaaTTTTTATGTAAACATTCACCTTGTTTAATGTATCTGGGGTTGCCATTTCTCATCTCAGAGGCAAAAATGTGCTTTATGTCGTAGCGATTCTATGTTTCCAAATTCTGGCACATAGTATGTTTTTCTAAATGTGTTCTAGAAGTAAATTCTCAGAAATATCACTGAAAACAAGTGTGCCATTTACAATCAAGCTTAGCTGTGCGAGATTTTACAAACTTCTAAATTTGTGaggttctctgtttttttttcttactattgCCAAACAGGAACTGTCAAGTATCCTGTGGACACTGTTTCACCTGACAGGACAGCAGAAGGCACAAAGGAAATCATGGCCAAGGCTGCTGAAGCTGGAAGACCAGTACAGGGAGCAAAAGGCATCACGCCTTTGATTAATCTTCAGCACTTTAATATAATCTGGGGCTTTACTCCAGATTATATGCATTGTGTGCTTCTAGGTGTGGCACGGCAGATGACGGAGGACTGGCTCTCTAATGTAGGCGAGGAATATTACATTGGGGCACCACAAACTGTGGCAGTATTAGATCAACGTTTGTGCTCTATAAAGCCGCATAGCTGTATGCCACGACTTCCCCGCTCAGTTTCTCTGAGAAAGTATTGGAAAGCCTCGGAGTGGCAGCAATGGCTACTGTATTTTTCATTGCCTTGTCTGGAAGGCCTACTTCCACGGCAGTATCTTAAACATTTTGCATTGCTTGTGAAAGGTATTGCCCTTCTTCTGCAGGACACAGTGTCCCTCAGTGACATTTCTGTAAGCACAGACTGCTTGGTAAAGTTTGTTGTCGACATGCAGTTTCTCTATGGAGAAAAAAACATGACTTTCAATGTACATCAATTGTTGCACATGGCTCAGAGTGTTCTGAACCAAGGACCTCTTTGGGCACATTCATGTTTTGCTTTTGAGTCTAACATTGGCCAAATTAAGCAGCTGGTCACATCAGCAAAAGGTGCCCCACTGCAGATTGTAGAGCGCTTAATGATGGCCAGCAACTTCAGGTATCTAAAGGCTTCAGCTAGCCCTTGCACTCTGAAGTTTTTGACAAA
This region includes:
- the LOC142777379 gene encoding uncharacterized protein LOC142777379; translated protein: MPRRKEYLNPGSASAIPYSTKTYLERSASSVQQSRRGLQQDTNVAGGSTAPTALRVLTQPPQTDVEGDCDSESAHEAAPSDEPQPSVGAEMTDEPQGDLGSFSSDDLLALTVNFVLEFGIPWKGVEALQKLIMHILERHDIPVTKYLFKKSVGAEIKAARLHFYCENCMTLLAVTSGDLAARNAVRVTCTVCGQRNSGPQMLRDGHFFITLPIAKLLSSLLAENDASTALHERLNSINESMSVDKDEMTDIIDGTLYRALRRELTSKNDITLTVNSDGSAVFKSSKFSVWPVQVMVNELPVYMRQKNVLVSALWYGQKHPDMTLLLNAFVEQMDGLSTSGITWKAGNETVHSKVYCFSCSADAPARAAMQHLTQFNGYYGCGWCLHPGAAVNGTVKYPVDTVSPDRTAEGTKEIMAKAAEAGRPVQGAKGITPLINLQHFNIIWGFTPDYMHCVLLGVARQMTEDWLSNVGEEYYIGAPQTVAVLDQRLCSIKPHSCMPRLPRSVSLRKYWKASEWQQWLLYFSLPCLEGLLPRQYLKHFALLVKGIALLLQDTVSLSDISVSTDCLVKFVVDMQFLYGEKNMTFNVHQLLHMAQSVLNQGPLWAHSCFAFESNIGQIKQLVTSAKGAPLQIVERLMMASNFRYLKASASPCTLKFLTKAGPSNSKGGLLLSKPRAVSDQLLHLVQDHVGNIVRGRVMEHDRVIVSPGVRFHSEQYSRPNKSDSTVLQIYLGTCLKLKHIVSIRDSSGNVRIFALSNKFLSRRAFGTEHIMKSEDANSQQLVELSASVVPCNYVEVNRKCFFQRISLKMLSGGC